The Fulvivirga ligni genome window below encodes:
- a CDS encoding AGE family epimerase/isomerase: MPDKSKVDQLSKLRSEFEEELHRSLLFWIRRMQDPVNNGFYGRIDGCNKLHPQADKAVILNTRILWTFSHIANFYPDHGYQEMAERAYSYLLQHFDDVDNGGVFWMVDQKGKPVNKRKQIYAQTFAIYAFSEYYALTRDEESLKKAIDIFQLIEKHSFDQDQNGYLEAFTESWEEIDDLRLSEKDANEKKTMNTHLHVLEAYTNLYRVWPNEILKKQLNNLTELFLAQFVQDNAHFGLFFNENWQLKSSEISYGHDIEGSWLLCEAAEVLDYNNLIEKCRANALSMVEAVLVKGVDHDGAILNEADEHGITDSDKHWWPQAEALVGFMNAFQINREQKYINALVANWTFIKKHLLDYENGEWHWKVDKSGKIQLDEDKAGPWKCPYHNSRAMMELIRRIDTLIEC, from the coding sequence ATGCCAGATAAATCGAAAGTAGATCAGCTAAGCAAGCTGCGATCTGAATTTGAAGAGGAGCTTCACAGGTCATTATTATTCTGGATCAGGCGAATGCAAGATCCTGTTAATAATGGCTTTTATGGCCGAATTGATGGCTGTAATAAGCTTCACCCGCAAGCAGATAAGGCTGTGATTCTTAACACGCGCATTCTATGGACTTTCTCGCACATTGCCAATTTCTATCCAGATCATGGTTATCAAGAGATGGCGGAACGTGCTTATAGTTATTTGCTTCAGCACTTTGATGATGTAGATAACGGAGGTGTATTCTGGATGGTAGATCAGAAGGGAAAGCCTGTGAATAAGCGCAAGCAGATCTATGCTCAGACATTTGCTATTTATGCCTTCTCAGAATATTATGCTTTGACCCGAGATGAAGAAAGTCTTAAAAAGGCCATTGATATATTTCAGCTTATTGAAAAGCACAGTTTTGATCAGGATCAGAATGGCTATCTGGAGGCTTTCACTGAGAGTTGGGAGGAGATTGATGATCTTCGATTAAGTGAAAAGGATGCTAATGAGAAGAAGACTATGAATACTCATTTGCATGTACTGGAGGCATATACCAACCTTTATCGAGTTTGGCCCAATGAGATTTTGAAAAAGCAACTAAACAATTTGACAGAGCTGTTTCTAGCCCAATTTGTTCAGGATAATGCTCACTTCGGCTTATTTTTTAATGAAAATTGGCAGTTAAAATCCTCCGAAATATCATACGGTCATGATATCGAGGGTAGCTGGCTGTTGTGTGAAGCAGCGGAAGTATTAGATTATAATAATTTGATTGAGAAGTGTAGAGCTAATGCGCTGAGTATGGTGGAAGCGGTACTTGTTAAAGGAGTGGATCATGATGGAGCCATACTGAACGAGGCAGATGAACATGGAATCACTGACTCAGATAAGCACTGGTGGCCACAAGCTGAGGCTTTGGTTGGTTTCATGAATGCATTTCAGATAAATAGAGAACAGAAATATATAAATGCACTGGTTGCCAATTGGACCTTTATCAAAAAACATTTATTGGATTATGAAAATGGTGAGTGGCACTGGAAGGTCGATAAATCTGGAAAAATTCAGCTTGATGAAGACAAGGCAGGCCCCTGGAAGTGTCCATATCATAACAGCAGGGCCATGATGGAACTAATTCGAAGGATAGATACCTTAATAGAATGCTGA
- a CDS encoding two-component regulator propeller domain-containing protein produces MNRTLLLLCIYFILFYHQNALAQPSELLNKDIIFHQPHENLGLSQRSINCMIEDKRGYLWIGTWEGLMLYDGYSTTIFQSENDNDNSLKSNKITSLFEDSKGNIWVGTMMGGLYAYDPINKKFTHFQHDPSNHNSISDNNIWSIVEADNGDIWVGTQNGLNRLHRKQNIFTKYFHSRDPKSLSYNFITSLMIDGNNNLWIATEKGVNKLALNDVEGGFTKYFYESESERAIHNYCYKIASFKKDGKDVICWSTKRGLKILDGTELTNYLYPNASQRFSFFRTLYTYNDSDDYIILGSEAGLSMFDPKTRTFKKFFGDYSERVNLSHNTVTSIFIDNTGVLWVGTKKGINKFDTYNKNFELYATSTFDDTRGIITGIQGAGSDQKYWISTMGGGLYLFDRANHTNVSSLKDLFTPIKIGEGGKSDLTDFIQTMATDSNDDLWIGTAGDGVYKLVYKQGIVQSLDHYNTATTNKLSDDYIMSFDTDGEGNMWIGTWSGGLNKISEDGSVQVFADSVLSIAPLVSLYSDGQVLWVGTRGSGLLKIQYSQAALKVERYTQANSGLNNDFINDIYEDTQGRLWIGSEGGLNEFIRTENSIRSYALGREDNSVVVGILESKKGELWLSNWNGIAVVNPDDSLGVLHNYDVQDRVQGGFFYSGVCYRDQAGRLLFGGNNGLNVLKPEAINENPVAPRVVITDFRIYNQAVLPNETFNGRVVLTQPVSEADEIDLDYYENAISFEFSALHFAAPEKNQYAYRLLGYDSDWKYTSAQRRFVNYTNLRHGNYTFEVKASNNDGVWSEEVQTIHIHISPPWWKTIWAVIAYFLISSAVLLLFRHMIIIRTNYLNDIKMERLERENILKMNQSKLKFFTNISHEFRTPLTLIIGPLEKLIASGLGGKYVRDELDVINKNAQRLLRLVNQLLDFRKAESGKLQLKVAEGNIVRFTKEIKLMFEGLAEKLGVSFVFYTNTEDARIWYDRDQFEKVLFNLLSNAFKHVNQGGEVKVGVEEYENKVRILVEDNGSGISSEKIHKIFDRFYSDGDDKSGTGIGLSLSKTLVKKHHGEIEVQSTPGESTVFIVTLKKGKEHFEPKELIDDFKDSEYIGHYQSITELETDLIPQGMAPVGEEPEVKAELKKLLIAEDNEEVRSYVRSMFADKYQVIEAKNGKEALKLAEKEMPDIVVSDVMMPEMDGIALCKTLKRDTNTSHIPIILLTARTSLIYKVEGLESGADDYITKPFNYQVLALKVKNLVATREHIKKHFNDNQTLNIEPKKVTFSSADEIFIEKALESVENNMSNYSYSVEDFGEDVGMSRMQIYRKLKALTGQSANEFIRTMRLKRAAQLLETNDFTVAEVTYQVGFQDLQYFRSCFKKYFGINPSEYGKKQSEVEESEEEI; encoded by the coding sequence ATGAACCGAACTTTACTTCTTTTATGTATTTATTTTATTCTATTTTACCACCAAAACGCCTTAGCTCAACCTTCAGAACTTCTTAATAAAGATATCATTTTCCATCAGCCCCATGAAAATCTGGGGCTTTCGCAGCGATCTATCAACTGCATGATAGAAGATAAAAGGGGCTATTTATGGATTGGAACGTGGGAGGGGCTTATGCTCTATGATGGCTACTCTACCACTATATTTCAATCAGAAAATGATAATGATAACTCCCTGAAAAGTAATAAGATAACTTCACTGTTTGAAGATAGTAAAGGGAATATCTGGGTCGGGACTATGATGGGTGGGCTTTATGCCTATGATCCAATCAATAAGAAGTTCACTCATTTTCAGCATGATCCATCAAACCATAACTCTATAAGCGATAATAACATATGGAGCATTGTAGAAGCGGATAATGGTGATATTTGGGTAGGCACACAGAATGGATTGAATCGCTTGCATCGTAAACAGAACATTTTCACCAAGTATTTTCATTCTAGAGATCCAAAAAGTTTATCTTATAACTTCATAACCTCTTTAATGATTGATGGCAACAACAACCTCTGGATAGCTACGGAAAAGGGAGTTAACAAGCTTGCTTTAAATGATGTTGAGGGAGGGTTCACGAAATACTTTTATGAGAGTGAAAGTGAAAGGGCTATTCATAATTATTGTTATAAAATAGCCAGTTTTAAGAAAGATGGTAAAGATGTAATTTGTTGGTCAACCAAGCGGGGCCTCAAGATTCTCGATGGAACTGAGCTTACCAATTATCTATACCCAAATGCTTCTCAGCGTTTTAGTTTCTTCAGAACCCTTTACACTTACAATGATTCTGATGATTACATTATTCTAGGCTCTGAAGCTGGTTTGTCCATGTTCGATCCTAAGACCAGAACTTTTAAGAAGTTCTTTGGGGACTATAGTGAAAGAGTCAACCTGAGCCATAATACGGTAACTTCTATATTCATAGATAATACTGGCGTGCTATGGGTAGGCACCAAAAAGGGAATTAATAAATTCGATACTTACAATAAGAATTTTGAACTCTATGCTACCAGCACTTTTGATGACACCAGAGGAATTATTACCGGAATTCAGGGGGCAGGAAGCGATCAAAAGTACTGGATCAGCACCATGGGAGGTGGCTTGTATTTGTTTGATAGAGCCAATCATACCAATGTAAGTAGTTTGAAAGACCTCTTCACACCCATTAAAATTGGCGAAGGCGGAAAGAGTGACTTAACCGACTTTATTCAAACTATGGCTACCGATAGCAATGATGACCTGTGGATAGGTACTGCCGGAGACGGAGTTTACAAGCTGGTTTATAAACAAGGCATAGTTCAATCTTTAGATCACTATAATACTGCTACCACCAACAAACTATCTGATGATTATATCATGTCTTTCGATACTGACGGTGAAGGAAACATGTGGATTGGAACCTGGAGCGGCGGCCTTAACAAAATTAGCGAAGACGGTTCTGTACAGGTGTTTGCCGATTCTGTTTTGAGTATAGCACCTTTAGTCAGTTTATATTCTGATGGCCAGGTACTATGGGTGGGAACGCGAGGCAGCGGCCTGCTAAAAATACAATATTCCCAAGCCGCTCTTAAGGTAGAAAGATACACGCAGGCCAATAGCGGACTAAATAATGATTTTATCAATGATATTTATGAAGACACTCAGGGGCGTTTATGGATAGGCTCGGAAGGAGGCTTAAATGAGTTTATAAGAACGGAAAATAGTATTAGAAGTTATGCGCTTGGTAGAGAAGATAATAGTGTGGTAGTTGGCATTCTGGAGAGCAAAAAAGGGGAGCTTTGGCTTTCTAATTGGAATGGAATTGCTGTAGTAAACCCTGATGATTCGTTGGGGGTTTTGCATAACTACGATGTTCAGGATCGTGTTCAGGGTGGTTTTTTCTATAGTGGCGTATGTTATAGAGATCAGGCAGGTAGATTACTTTTTGGTGGTAATAATGGGCTGAATGTGCTTAAACCCGAGGCTATAAACGAAAATCCTGTGGCCCCCAGGGTGGTGATTACAGATTTTAGAATCTACAACCAGGCTGTATTGCCCAATGAGACTTTCAATGGCAGGGTAGTGCTTACCCAGCCTGTGTCAGAAGCAGATGAAATAGATCTGGATTATTATGAAAATGCCATTTCCTTTGAGTTTTCAGCACTACATTTCGCGGCTCCCGAGAAAAATCAGTATGCATACAGGTTGTTGGGGTATGACTCGGACTGGAAGTATACCAGTGCCCAGAGGCGCTTTGTGAACTATACCAACCTAAGACACGGAAATTACACTTTTGAGGTAAAAGCTAGTAATAACGATGGGGTTTGGAGTGAAGAAGTGCAGACCATTCACATTCATATATCACCACCATGGTGGAAAACCATCTGGGCAGTAATTGCCTATTTCCTGATTTCATCGGCTGTTTTGCTGCTATTCAGACATATGATTATCATAAGGACCAATTATCTGAATGATATCAAAATGGAAAGACTGGAGAGAGAAAATATCCTGAAAATGAACCAGTCAAAACTTAAGTTTTTCACTAATATCTCTCATGAATTCAGAACGCCACTGACCCTAATTATCGGGCCGCTTGAAAAGCTGATAGCTTCCGGGCTGGGAGGTAAATATGTGAGAGATGAGCTAGATGTCATTAATAAGAATGCACAGAGGTTGCTCAGGTTGGTGAATCAGTTGCTTGACTTTAGAAAGGCGGAATCTGGAAAGTTGCAATTAAAAGTTGCAGAGGGGAATATCGTACGCTTCACGAAAGAAATAAAACTCATGTTCGAAGGGCTGGCTGAAAAGCTGGGTGTAAGTTTTGTTTTCTACACAAACACTGAAGATGCACGCATTTGGTATGATCGTGATCAGTTTGAAAAGGTGCTTTTTAACTTACTTTCAAATGCTTTCAAGCACGTAAATCAGGGAGGTGAAGTTAAGGTAGGAGTAGAGGAGTATGAAAACAAGGTTAGAATATTAGTAGAGGACAACGGTTCAGGTATTTCCTCTGAAAAAATACATAAGATTTTCGATAGGTTTTACTCAGATGGTGATGACAAATCAGGTACAGGAATAGGCCTTTCACTCAGTAAAACACTGGTTAAGAAGCACCATGGTGAAATTGAAGTGCAGAGCACGCCAGGTGAAAGCACAGTTTTTATTGTTACTCTGAAAAAAGGGAAAGAGCATTTTGAGCCTAAAGAACTGATAGATGATTTTAAAGACAGTGAGTATATTGGTCATTATCAGTCAATTACTGAACTTGAGACGGACCTTATACCTCAAGGCATGGCTCCTGTAGGTGAAGAGCCGGAAGTGAAAGCAGAATTGAAAAAGCTTCTGATTGCTGAAGATAATGAAGAGGTGAGAAGCTATGTCCGCTCCATGTTTGCGGATAAATATCAGGTGATAGAAGCAAAAAATGGTAAGGAGGCGCTGAAGCTGGCGGAAAAGGAGATGCCAGATATAGTGGTGAGTGATGTAATGATGCCTGAAATGGATGGCATAGCACTTTGCAAGACATTAAAAAGAGATACCAATACATCTCATATACCTATCATTTTATTAACTGCCCGTACGTCATTGATTTATAAGGTGGAAGGTCTGGAAAGCGGTGCTGATGACTACATTACCAAGCCATTTAATTATCAGGTGTTGGCACTTAAGGTGAAAAACTTAGTGGCTACCAGAGAGCACATTAAGAAGCATTTTAATGATAATCAAACCCTGAATATTGAGCCTAAGAAAGTGACATTTAGCTCTGCTGATGAGATTTTCATTGAAAAGGCTCTGGAAAGTGTGGAGAACAACATGTCTAATTACTCCTATTCAGTGGAAGATTTCGGAGAGGATGTGGGTATGAGTAGAATGCAGATTTACAGAAAACTTAAAGCACTTACCGGCCAATCTGCTAATGAGTTTATCCGTACTATGCGATTGAAGAGAGCTGCGCAGCTGTTAGAAACCAATGATTTCACAGTGGCAGAAGTGACCTATCAGGTAGGGTTTCAGGATTTGCAATATTTCAGAAGTTGTTTTAAAAAATACTTTGGTATAAACCCTTCGGAGTATGGTAAGAAGCAATCTGAAGTGGAAGAATCTGAAGAAGAGATATAA
- a CDS encoding glycoside hydrolase 5 family protein, producing the protein MRLLFLCLLSLITTFTYAQRFVEVKNGLFYQNEQPYFFIGANYWYGMNLGIDGSAGNRARLVRELDELQAMGVTNLRIMGASEGPDTEPYRMSPALQPAPGEYNEQVFQGLDFLLEEMRKRDMKAVVTLNDFWIWSGGMAQYIAWADQESMVYSPPVENTDWHNYQQHTSSFFNHKKANKLYRKFLKTIIDRTNTVSKVKYKDDPTIMSWQLGNEPRGYGNTEAYRNWIHETARFIQKKDKNHLVSIGSEGNTGSHHAGTNFLEDHRSEYIDYGTMHIWIENWSWYDPTKGMEDMDSAIMKATAYLEHHLDKSKELGKPLVLEEFGVARDNGSFEQSATTQNRDRFFDEIFQLVYKKAASGMVGCNFWCWSGEGRPVEAGGLWHAGDPLTGDPPHEKQGWYSVYDSDQSTIEVIEKYAELINALKSSSEVSLK; encoded by the coding sequence ATGAGACTACTCTTCCTTTGCCTTCTTTCTTTAATAACCACGTTTACATATGCACAGCGCTTTGTAGAAGTAAAAAACGGCCTCTTTTATCAAAATGAGCAGCCTTACTTTTTCATAGGAGCCAACTACTGGTATGGAATGAATCTGGGCATAGATGGTAGTGCTGGTAATAGAGCCAGGCTTGTAAGAGAACTGGATGAGCTGCAAGCCATGGGGGTGACTAATCTTCGTATAATGGGAGCATCAGAAGGTCCTGATACTGAGCCGTACCGCATGTCTCCGGCCTTGCAGCCTGCTCCTGGTGAGTATAATGAGCAGGTCTTTCAAGGTTTGGATTTCCTGCTCGAGGAAATGCGCAAAAGAGACATGAAGGCAGTGGTTACGCTCAATGATTTCTGGATCTGGAGCGGCGGAATGGCGCAATATATCGCTTGGGCAGATCAGGAAAGTATGGTCTATTCACCTCCGGTAGAAAATACAGATTGGCATAATTATCAGCAGCATACCAGCAGCTTCTTTAATCATAAAAAAGCCAATAAGCTTTATAGGAAATTCCTTAAGACAATTATTGATCGTACAAACACCGTTTCAAAGGTGAAATATAAAGATGATCCTACCATTATGTCATGGCAGCTGGGTAACGAACCACGCGGTTATGGAAATACCGAGGCATATAGAAACTGGATACATGAAACTGCGCGCTTTATTCAAAAGAAAGATAAAAACCATTTGGTAAGTATTGGGAGTGAGGGTAATACTGGCTCTCATCATGCTGGGACTAACTTTTTAGAAGACCATAGAAGTGAATATATCGACTATGGCACCATGCATATTTGGATTGAAAACTGGAGTTGGTATGATCCTACAAAGGGAATGGAAGACATGGACTCGGCCATAATGAAGGCCACTGCTTATCTGGAGCATCATCTGGATAAGAGTAAAGAGTTAGGCAAACCCTTGGTACTTGAAGAGTTTGGAGTGGCCAGAGATAATGGCTCTTTTGAGCAATCTGCCACTACTCAAAACAGAGATCGCTTTTTTGACGAAATATTCCAATTAGTCTATAAAAAGGCAGCCAGTGGAATGGTTGGCTGTAACTTCTGGTGTTGGTCAGGAGAAGGTAGGCCTGTGGAAGCTGGCGGCCTGTGGCATGCCGGTGATCCGCTTACCGGAGACCCTCCACATGAGAAGCAAGGATGGTATTCGGTTTATGACAGTGATCAAAGCACAATTGAAGTAATAGAAAAATATGCGGAGTTAATTAATGCTCTGAAAAGCAGCAGCGAAGTCTCTTTAAAATAG
- a CDS encoding helix-turn-helix transcriptional regulator yields MPVNRNALIRYNTIDKCLRNRYRQWTLEDLIDACSEALYEYEGIDKGVSKRTVQMDIQMMRSDKLGYNAPIIVKERKYYTYEVADYSITNSPLTDNDLNKLNEVVDILRQFKGFSHFQEMTGMIQRLEDKVYSEKNKQKSIIHLETNERLRGIEFIDEIYKAIQKKQVIRLLYQSFKARKANPIRIHPYLLKEFRNRWFIVGRKSAKEPLITLALDRIKEIEILNEEYIPNGDFDANKYYKDVIGVSVDQNVRPRNIHLRIDRKNAPYVVTKPLHHSQEIISSSSEGVEIMLKVQINVELEREILGFGNSIEVIKPESLRQRIHKKLKEAVGFYE; encoded by the coding sequence ATGCCAGTCAATAGAAATGCTTTAATACGATACAATACCATCGATAAATGCCTGAGAAACAGATATCGACAATGGACGTTGGAGGATCTTATAGATGCTTGCTCAGAGGCTCTGTATGAATATGAAGGCATTGACAAAGGTGTAAGCAAGCGCACAGTTCAGATGGACATACAGATGATGCGCAGTGACAAGTTGGGCTACAATGCGCCCATCATAGTGAAGGAAAGAAAGTATTACACCTATGAAGTTGCTGATTATTCTATCACCAATAGTCCTTTAACAGATAATGATCTAAACAAATTGAATGAGGTGGTCGACATCTTAAGGCAATTTAAAGGATTCTCGCACTTTCAGGAGATGACTGGAATGATTCAGAGGCTGGAGGACAAAGTTTATTCAGAGAAAAATAAGCAAAAATCAATTATACATCTAGAAACTAATGAGCGACTACGTGGTATCGAATTTATAGATGAAATCTACAAGGCCATACAAAAGAAGCAGGTAATAAGGCTGCTTTACCAATCGTTTAAGGCAAGAAAGGCTAATCCCATCCGAATACACCCGTACCTACTGAAAGAATTCCGGAACCGGTGGTTTATAGTAGGGCGAAAAAGTGCCAAGGAACCACTTATAACATTGGCTTTAGACAGAATAAAAGAAATTGAAATTTTAAATGAAGAATATATTCCGAATGGCGATTTTGATGCAAATAAATATTACAAAGATGTTATTGGCGTTTCCGTTGACCAAAATGTAAGGCCCAGGAATATTCACCTACGCATAGACCGGAAAAACGCACCTTATGTCGTAACCAAACCACTACACCATTCCCAAGAGATTATCTCATCATCTTCCGAAGGGGTGGAAATAATGCTTAAAGTACAGATCAACGTTGAGTTGGAAAGAGAAATACTTGGTTTTGGCAATTCTATCGAGGTAATTAAACCCGAGAGTTTAAGGCAAAGGATTCATAAAAAGCTCAAAGAAGCGGTGGGGTTTTATGAGTAG
- a CDS encoding 3' terminal RNA ribose 2'-O-methyltransferase Hen1, producing MLLKISTNRANAREVSFLFHKHPDRLQSVELPFGKAHIFYPKADQDECAICLVLDINPVSLTRNNQSNNADFALSHYVNDRPYVASSYMSVAISKAFSTAMNGTCKDHPELVNEQIPFDIKIAVMFAPKGGEILIRRLFEPLNYEVEVQRHTLDEAFPEWGESRYFSVNLKGTQRLMDVLTHLYVLIPSLDTHKHYWVSNAEVEKLLRKGENWLAGHPEKDQITKRYLKGIANLTRSAFDQLNEAIESNDDVSEETQDTVQQSLHQQRLQMAFDELKRSGATTVIDLGCGEGKLLKLFLKDPQFTKITGMDVSHKSLQKVVERLHLNEISPVQKERISLFQGALTYRDERLNNYEAAALIEVIEHLDPDRIKSMERVVFEYAKPNTVVLTTPNSDYNELYESLHAGQFRHTDHRFEWSREEFKQWVNSVCENYAYEADIKSVGDEVEAVGAPFSDSYF from the coding sequence ATGCTATTAAAAATATCTACGAATCGAGCTAATGCCAGAGAGGTGAGTTTTCTTTTTCATAAGCACCCGGACCGACTACAATCGGTGGAGCTACCTTTTGGTAAGGCGCACATATTTTATCCCAAAGCTGATCAGGATGAATGCGCTATCTGTCTGGTGCTGGATATTAACCCAGTTAGCCTTACCAGAAATAATCAGTCCAATAATGCCGATTTTGCACTATCACACTATGTGAATGACAGGCCTTACGTTGCTTCCTCCTACATGAGTGTAGCCATTTCAAAGGCTTTCAGCACGGCTATGAACGGTACTTGTAAGGATCATCCTGAATTAGTAAATGAACAAATTCCTTTTGACATAAAAATAGCGGTAATGTTTGCACCTAAAGGTGGGGAAATACTTATCCGAAGGTTATTTGAACCCCTTAATTATGAAGTGGAAGTGCAAAGACATACGTTGGATGAAGCTTTTCCTGAATGGGGTGAAAGCCGGTACTTTTCGGTCAATCTGAAGGGAACGCAGAGGTTGATGGATGTATTAACGCATTTGTATGTACTTATTCCGTCTTTGGATACACACAAGCATTATTGGGTGAGTAATGCTGAGGTAGAAAAGCTCCTGAGGAAAGGTGAAAACTGGCTGGCCGGTCATCCTGAAAAGGATCAGATTACCAAAAGGTATTTGAAAGGTATTGCAAATCTTACCAGAAGTGCCTTTGATCAGCTTAATGAAGCTATTGAAAGCAACGATGATGTGTCCGAAGAAACACAAGATACTGTCCAACAATCATTACATCAACAGCGCTTACAAATGGCATTTGATGAATTGAAAAGATCGGGAGCAACTACTGTGATAGATCTGGGCTGTGGAGAAGGTAAGTTGTTAAAGTTGTTCCTAAAAGACCCTCAATTTACCAAAATCACTGGAATGGACGTTTCGCATAAAAGTCTGCAGAAGGTGGTGGAACGTTTGCATTTAAATGAGATTTCTCCGGTTCAAAAGGAAAGAATTAGCCTCTTTCAGGGAGCGCTAACCTATAGAGATGAACGCTTAAATAATTATGAAGCAGCAGCTTTAATTGAGGTGATAGAACACCTGGATCCTGATAGAATTAAATCAATGGAAAGGGTGGTTTTTGAATATGCTAAACCTAACACGGTAGTGCTCACCACACCCAATAGTGATTATAATGAACTGTATGAATCATTGCATGCAGGTCAGTTCAGGCACACCGATCACCGTTTTGAGTGGAGCAGAGAAGAGTTTAAACAATGGGTGAATTCTGTTTGCGAGAATTATGCCTATGAAGCTGATATTAAGTCAGTTGGAGATGAGGTGGAAGCTGTAGGAGCACCTTTCTCAGATAGCTATTTTTAA